In Arcanobacterium wilhelmae, the following are encoded in one genomic region:
- a CDS encoding rhodanese-related sulfurtransferase, translating to MTDSKVLLFYKFAPLADPLAVKMWQKALGEKLGLRGRVLISKDGINGTLGGTVQACKAYVKELKSYPPFAGVDMKWSEGSGIGEDGFSRDFPRLSVKVRDEIVAFGAPGELKVGPDGVIGGGIHVKPDEVENLIHDNPDLVFFDGRNKVEWEIGRFEGAIVPDTTTTHDFIAELESGKFDDIKDTPILTYCTGGIRCEVLSALMKNRGFTQVYQLDGGIVRYGEKFGNSGRWQGSLTVFDNREVVDFEGEAAKLATCHTCGAAAGRLHNCDEPSCRTRVPVCEDCLSKPAYCDEHAALAV from the coding sequence ATGACCGATTCGAAAGTACTGCTGTTCTACAAGTTCGCGCCACTTGCTGACCCGCTCGCCGTGAAAATGTGGCAGAAGGCGCTCGGCGAGAAACTCGGCCTGCGCGGGCGCGTTCTCATTTCGAAGGACGGTATCAACGGGACTCTCGGCGGAACCGTTCAAGCATGCAAAGCGTACGTGAAGGAGCTCAAAAGCTATCCGCCGTTCGCTGGCGTCGATATGAAATGGTCCGAAGGAAGCGGGATCGGTGAGGATGGATTCTCACGCGATTTCCCACGCCTGTCCGTGAAAGTCCGCGACGAAATCGTGGCGTTCGGCGCGCCAGGCGAGCTCAAGGTCGGCCCCGACGGTGTGATCGGCGGCGGTATCCACGTCAAACCCGACGAGGTGGAAAACCTCATTCACGACAACCCGGATCTTGTATTCTTCGACGGCCGTAACAAGGTGGAATGGGAGATCGGCCGCTTCGAAGGTGCCATCGTTCCCGACACCACCACAACCCACGATTTCATTGCCGAACTCGAATCGGGCAAGTTCGATGATATTAAAGACACACCGATCCTGACCTACTGCACTGGCGGAATCCGTTGCGAGGTACTCTCCGCTCTCATGAAGAACCGTGGTTTCACGCAGGTCTACCAGCTCGACGGCGGGATTGTGCGTTACGGCGAAAAGTTCGGTAACTCTGGCCGCTGGCAAGGCTCACTCACGGTGTTCGATAACCGCGAAGTAGTGGATTTCGAGGGCGAGGCTGCCAAGCTCGCAACGTGCCATACATGTGGGGCGGCAGCCGGGAGGCTCCACAACTGCGACGAGCCCTCGTGCCGTACCCGTGTGCCGGTGTGTGAGGACTGCCTGAGCAAACCCGCATACTGCGACGAGCACGCAGCGCTCGCGGTCTGA